In Nocardioides sp. zg-1228, a single window of DNA contains:
- the gabT gene encoding 4-aminobutyrate--2-oxoglutarate transaminase — protein MTTPRDTRTPLSQQRILATEIPGPRSQALHARKLASVSAGVGTTLPVYVEQAGGGILRDVDGNQLIDFGSGIAVTSVGNAAPRVVEAVQRQVADFTHTCFMVTPYEEYVAVCEKLAELTPGEHEKRSALFNSGAEAVENAVKVARHHTGRDAIVVFDHAYHGRTNLTMALTAKTMPYKHRFGPFAGEVYRAPMAYPYRWPGGAEACAEEAFDAFVATVHTQVGEDSCAAVLIEPIQGEGGFIVPPPGWLARVAEWCREHGILLIADEIQTGFARTGDWFACDHEGVVPDLVTTAKGMAGGLPLAAVTGRADVMDSVHVGGLGGTYGGNPVACAAALAAIETMEAEDLPGRARQVEAAFVPRLRALAERHPDRVGDIRGRGAMLAVELVADGPGRTPDPALAAAVHRTCSARGLVTLTCGTYGNVFRFLPPLAIDDDLLAEGLDIFEDAFDDAVGGRVG, from the coding sequence GTGACCACGCCCCGTGACACCCGCACCCCGCTCTCCCAGCAACGGATCCTCGCCACCGAGATCCCCGGCCCGCGCTCGCAGGCGCTGCACGCCCGCAAGCTCGCCTCCGTCTCCGCCGGGGTCGGCACCACGCTGCCCGTCTACGTCGAGCAGGCGGGCGGGGGCATCCTGCGTGACGTCGACGGCAACCAGCTCATCGACTTCGGCTCGGGCATCGCCGTCACGAGCGTCGGCAACGCCGCGCCCCGCGTCGTCGAGGCCGTGCAGCGCCAGGTCGCCGACTTCACCCACACCTGCTTCATGGTCACGCCCTACGAGGAGTACGTCGCGGTCTGCGAGAAGCTGGCCGAGCTCACGCCCGGTGAGCACGAGAAGCGCTCGGCGTTGTTCAACTCCGGTGCCGAGGCCGTGGAGAACGCCGTGAAGGTCGCGCGCCACCACACCGGCCGCGACGCGATCGTGGTGTTCGACCACGCCTACCACGGCCGCACCAACCTCACGATGGCCCTGACGGCCAAGACCATGCCCTACAAGCACCGCTTCGGGCCGTTCGCCGGCGAGGTCTACCGCGCTCCGATGGCCTACCCCTACCGCTGGCCGGGCGGCGCGGAGGCCTGTGCCGAGGAGGCGTTCGACGCCTTCGTGGCCACGGTCCACACGCAGGTCGGCGAGGACAGCTGCGCCGCCGTGCTGATCGAGCCGATCCAGGGCGAGGGCGGCTTCATCGTCCCGCCGCCCGGCTGGCTCGCCCGCGTCGCGGAGTGGTGCCGCGAGCACGGCATCCTGCTCATCGCCGACGAGATCCAGACCGGCTTCGCCCGCACGGGCGACTGGTTCGCCTGCGACCACGAGGGCGTCGTGCCCGACCTGGTGACGACCGCGAAGGGCATGGCGGGAGGGCTGCCGCTGGCCGCGGTGACCGGGCGGGCGGACGTGATGGACTCGGTCCACGTCGGCGGCCTGGGAGGCACCTACGGTGGCAACCCGGTCGCCTGCGCGGCGGCCCTCGCCGCGATCGAGACGATGGAGGCCGAGGACCTCCCGGGCCGGGCGCGCCAGGTCGAGGCGGCGTTCGTGCCGCGGCTGCGTGCCCTCGCCGAGCGGCACCCCGACCGGGTGGGCGACATCCGGGGCCGGGGAGCGATGCTCGCGGTCGAGCTGGTCGCCGACGGCCCCGGGCGTACGCCCGACCCGGCGCTCGCGGCGGCCGTCCACCGCACCTGCTCGGCGCGCGGGCTGGTGACCCTGACCTGCGGCACCTACGGCAACGTCTTCCGGTTCCTGCCGCCGCTCGCGATCGACGACGACCTGCTCGCCGAGGGGCTCGACATCTTCGAGGACGCCTTCGACGACGCGGTCGGTGGCAGGGTGGGGTGA